The Streptomyces sp. Alt3 genome has a segment encoding these proteins:
- a CDS encoding sulfite exporter TauE/SafE family protein — protein sequence MPETTLTTLVVLCLAAAAAGWIDAVVGGGGLLLLPALLLGLPHVPAAHILGTNKAVAIVGTSGAAVTYVRKAPVQVGTAVRIGLMALAGSMTGAFFAAGISSDVLRPVIMVVLLAVAAFVMLRPSFGTAVAGDGGGEKVTRARTVTAIVLVGGGIGFYDGLFGPGTGTFLVLALTAVLHLDLVTASANAKIVNVCTNAGALAMFAYQGTVLWQLAALMAVFNLAGAMLGARMALRKGSDFVRGVLLVVVFSLVAKLGFDQWTA from the coding sequence ATGCCTGAGACAACCCTCACCACCCTGGTCGTCCTCTGTCTGGCCGCCGCGGCGGCCGGCTGGATCGACGCGGTGGTGGGCGGCGGCGGGCTCCTCCTCCTGCCCGCCCTGCTGCTGGGGCTGCCGCACGTCCCGGCCGCGCACATCCTCGGCACCAACAAGGCCGTCGCCATCGTCGGCACGTCCGGCGCGGCCGTCACCTACGTGCGCAAGGCGCCGGTACAGGTGGGGACCGCCGTACGCATCGGGCTCATGGCGCTCGCGGGATCGATGACCGGCGCCTTCTTCGCGGCCGGCATCAGCAGCGACGTGCTGCGCCCCGTGATCATGGTGGTGCTGCTCGCGGTCGCCGCCTTCGTGATGCTGCGGCCGTCCTTCGGCACGGCGGTGGCCGGTGACGGCGGGGGCGAGAAGGTCACCCGGGCCCGTACGGTCACCGCGATCGTGCTGGTCGGTGGCGGTATCGGCTTCTACGACGGGCTGTTCGGCCCCGGCACGGGCACCTTCCTCGTGCTGGCGCTGACCGCCGTGCTCCACCTCGACCTGGTAACCGCGTCCGCCAACGCCAAGATCGTGAACGTCTGCACCAACGCCGGCGCGCTGGCGATGTTCGCCTACCAGGGGACCGTCCTGTGGCAGCTGGCCGCGCTCATGGCCGTATTCAATCTGGCGGGCGCGATGCTCGGCGCGCGGATGGCCCTCAGGAAGGGCAGCGACTTCGTCCGCGGGGTGCTGCTGGTCGTGGTGTTCTCGCTGGTCGCCAAGCTCGGCTTCGACCAGTGGACGGCCTGA
- a CDS encoding class F sortase, producing the protein MDRTALKARAWVVGIAALCGTWLVHNGAAVRTAAPQPSTAEAFTAGAELRPGTRVAEPLRPSVPVRIRIPAIGVDAPMTGLGLGPDGSLDAPPTGNRNLAGWFEGGTPPGTKGTAVVAGHVDDAEGPSVFYSLGSLKKGAEVEIDRSDGRTAVFAVEAVEVYENDAFPDDRVYGATPGASLRLITCGGGFTRETGYLGNVVVYAHLTGAR; encoded by the coding sequence GTGGACAGGACGGCGCTCAAGGCCAGGGCCTGGGTGGTGGGCATCGCCGCGCTGTGCGGGACCTGGCTGGTCCACAACGGGGCGGCCGTCCGGACCGCCGCCCCCCAGCCGTCCACCGCCGAGGCCTTCACCGCCGGCGCCGAGCTCCGGCCCGGCACCCGGGTCGCCGAACCGCTGCGCCCCTCCGTCCCGGTCAGGATCCGCATCCCGGCCATCGGCGTGGACGCGCCCATGACCGGCCTCGGGCTTGGGCCGGACGGCAGCCTCGACGCACCGCCCACCGGGAACCGCAACCTCGCCGGCTGGTTCGAGGGCGGCACCCCGCCCGGCACGAAGGGCACCGCGGTGGTCGCGGGCCATGTCGACGACGCGGAGGGGCCGTCGGTGTTCTACTCCCTCGGGTCCCTCAAGAAGGGGGCCGAGGTCGAGATCGACCGCAGCGACGGCCGCACCGCCGTGTTCGCCGTCGAAGCGGTCGAGGTGTACGAGAACGACGCGTTCCCGGACGACCGGGTCTACGGCGCCACCCCGGGCGCCTCGCTGCGGCTGATCACCTGCGGCGGCGGCTTCACGCGCGAGACCGGTTACCTGGGCAACGTGGTGGTGTACGCCCACCTCACCGGAGCACGCTGA
- a CDS encoding DUF5990 family protein: MQIHIEASDLPGRACGPDTDFAGFDNIHVGVQRKDRLDEMLGLHPGDAARASWTLDCTAVSTTEGVEVSGPYVQNRLGGRFVYLSWGTVDDSGAFTMFRRAKLMMSDIEPEVLRAAARTGHLTARLRLSDDRGQPRCARVRPPDVSWSATEGASGGGGA, from the coding sequence ATGCAGATCCACATCGAAGCATCGGACCTCCCTGGCCGCGCCTGCGGCCCCGACACCGACTTCGCCGGTTTCGACAACATCCACGTCGGCGTCCAGCGCAAGGACCGGCTCGACGAAATGCTCGGCCTGCACCCCGGCGACGCGGCCCGCGCCTCCTGGACCCTGGACTGCACCGCCGTGTCCACCACGGAGGGCGTCGAGGTGTCGGGGCCGTACGTCCAGAACCGGCTCGGGGGGCGCTTCGTCTATCTGTCCTGGGGCACCGTCGACGACTCCGGCGCCTTCACCATGTTCCGCCGGGCCAAGCTGATGATGAGCGACATCGAGCCGGAGGTCCTCCGGGCGGCGGCGCGGACGGGGCACCTCACGGCTCGTCTGCGCCTGAGCGACGACAGGGGGCAGCCGCGGTGCGCCCGGGTGCGCCCGCCGGACGTCAGCTGGTCGGCGACGGAGGGCGCAAGCGGCGGGGGCGGGGCCTGA
- a CDS encoding aminotransferase class IV family protein: protein MTTSVPDPYVEFDGSPATEEDLRIPAFAGYGHFTAMQVRDRTVRGLTLHLDRLDSANRELFGAPLEGERVRELIGHALDGAGARDASVRVHGYHPPGSTSTVTMVTVREPARADGTPRSLMSVPFSRSVPHIKRPGEFGQIYYGQQAGRAGFDEALLTSPGGMVTEGSITNIGFWDGTSVAWPDAPALTGITMALLEQGLARTGRPSVRRGVTLEEVGAYRAAFVTNSQGIAPVHRIDDIAFAVDEDLMELLARVYEDTPREPV from the coding sequence ATGACGACTTCCGTGCCGGACCCCTACGTCGAGTTCGACGGGAGCCCCGCCACCGAGGAGGATCTGCGGATCCCTGCCTTCGCGGGCTACGGCCACTTCACCGCGATGCAGGTCAGGGACCGCACGGTGCGCGGCCTCACCCTCCATCTGGACCGCCTGGACTCAGCGAACCGGGAACTGTTCGGAGCACCCCTGGAAGGGGAGCGCGTGCGGGAACTGATCGGGCACGCGCTCGACGGCGCGGGGGCCCGGGACGCGTCGGTGCGCGTGCACGGCTACCACCCGCCGGGCAGCACGTCGACGGTGACGATGGTGACGGTGAGGGAGCCGGCGCGCGCGGACGGTACGCCGCGGAGCCTGATGTCGGTCCCGTTCTCGCGCTCCGTACCGCACATCAAGCGCCCTGGGGAGTTCGGCCAGATCTACTACGGGCAGCAGGCCGGGCGTGCGGGCTTCGACGAGGCGCTCCTGACCTCGCCCGGCGGCATGGTGACCGAGGGATCGATCACCAACATCGGCTTCTGGGACGGGACCTCGGTGGCCTGGCCGGACGCCCCGGCACTCACCGGGATCACCATGGCGCTGCTGGAGCAGGGGCTGGCACGGACGGGCCGGCCCTCGGTGCGGCGCGGGGTGACGCTGGAGGAGGTGGGCGCGTACCGGGCGGCGTTCGTCACCAACTCGCAGGGCATCGCGCCGGTCCACCGGATCGACGACATCGCCTTCGCCGTCGACGAGGACCTGATGGAGCTGCTCGCCCGGGTGTACGAGGACACTCCCCGCGAGCCCGTCTGA
- a CDS encoding NADPH-dependent FMN reductase — protein MDIETSATTPSDAPLKVAVILGSNREGRFGPVVAAWFLRRAAGHPDIETELIDVADTEPPATGAAEATARLARADAFVVLTPEYNHSYPAPLKHLIDRHFAEWQARPVAFVSYGGISGGLRAVEHLRQVFAELHAVSVRDTVSFHNAGALFDDRGELTDPAQADGAAKRMLDQLVWWGRALREARTRHPYGA, from the coding sequence ATGGACATCGAAACCTCTGCCACCACCCCGTCCGACGCCCCGCTGAAGGTGGCCGTCATCCTCGGCAGCAACCGCGAGGGCCGCTTCGGGCCCGTGGTCGCCGCCTGGTTCCTCAGGCGCGCGGCCGGACACCCGGACATCGAGACCGAACTGATCGACGTCGCCGACACCGAGCCGCCCGCGACCGGCGCCGCCGAGGCGACCGCGCGGCTGGCGCGCGCGGACGCCTTCGTCGTGCTGACCCCCGAGTACAACCACTCCTACCCGGCCCCGCTGAAGCACCTCATCGACCGGCACTTCGCCGAATGGCAGGCCAGGCCCGTCGCGTTCGTGTCGTACGGGGGGATCTCCGGCGGCCTGCGGGCCGTCGAGCACCTCCGCCAGGTCTTCGCCGAACTGCACGCGGTCTCCGTGCGCGACACCGTCTCCTTCCACAACGCGGGCGCCCTCTTCGACGACCGGGGTGAACTCACCGACCCGGCCCAGGCCGACGGAGCGGCCAAGAGGATGCTCGACCAGCTGGTCTGGTGGGGCCGCGCCCTCAGGGAGGCCAGGACCCGGCACCCGTACGGCGCCTGA
- the cutA gene encoding divalent-cation tolerance protein CutA, with the protein MTEPAWLTVLTTTDSEEKARALARGAVEARLAACAQIPAPVTSVYHWQGAVETAEEWQVLFKTTAARYDELEAHLVAAHDYATPEIIAMPVVRGSERYLAWVSAETAPTATL; encoded by the coding sequence ATGACCGAGCCCGCATGGCTGACCGTACTGACCACCACGGACAGCGAGGAGAAGGCCCGCGCCCTGGCCCGGGGCGCGGTGGAGGCACGGCTCGCCGCCTGCGCCCAGATCCCGGCTCCCGTCACCTCGGTCTACCACTGGCAGGGCGCCGTCGAGACGGCCGAGGAGTGGCAGGTGCTGTTCAAGACGACGGCCGCGCGGTACGACGAGCTCGAGGCCCACCTCGTCGCGGCGCACGACTACGCGACGCCGGAGATCATCGCGATGCCCGTCGTACGCGGCAGCGAGCGCTACCTCGCCTGGGTGTCCGCGGAGACGGCGCCCACGGCGACGCTGTGA